The stretch of DNA gactcataaggcattgatttaaaCTAGAAAACACTGCAAATGTGCTGAATGATGAGTAAACCACATTTTTTAAGGCTGTTAATGTTTAATACCGCGGACATAAATAAAGGGTcccttgttgtaaagtgttaTTGAAGGATGTCAACTTCTACATCTAAAAGTGATTAACTACTATAGTTAATATCCATTAAAATGACTGCAGCAATCACAAAAAGGCCTGTAATTGAGAACATTTTGCAGACATTAAAGTGGTAGCTCAGAGTTACAGGTGGCTGGACATCGTGTCTCATCTTGAgttcatttatttagttttttaaatgcTTTATTATTAAACTTGcatgatgtaaaaaataaaccatAGAATTGACATATTGCACATTAGTTTCAATAAACCCACATTTTCCTCATTTTCCTCTGTTTGTGTTCTAGTAGCTGCATTTCAGAACAAACGAAAGACCTTCTAAAAATGCAGCATGAGACAGTTCTTAACAGGACTTTCAAGATATGACTCAATCATTCCTATAGCTGTATTTCTGGAAGATTACCATAAAAATGTAATATTAATGCATTTTAATAGTCATTTTTtgtattaaataaacattttactaCATTTTCACAATGCTCATATTCTCATAAGAGAATCTTCCTCTGAAGAACGATCATAAGCAGTAAGTCAACAGCCCCCCTCCCCTCCATGTTAGAGCACCATGACTAATGTAAACACGGTTGGCTGGAAAAAGACAAATAAAAGCAGTCAGAGGGGTGAGTCTTTTAGGTCAAACCTGTGGAGGCACCCGTAGCTTCTATTTTctcctcttacacacacacacacacacacacacacacacacacacacacacacacacacacacacacacacacacacacacacacacacacacacacacacacacacaaatacacacacacacacacacacacacacacacacacacacacacacacacacacacacacacacacacacacacacacacaggtatacacaaacacatgcacacatgcgtgcacacacacacacacacacacacacacacacacacacacacacacacatacacacacatgcaaacacgtacatacaaacacacacatgcatataaatAGACACACAAAGTACATTAATGTATTcccatacacgcacacatacaaaaaaacaacacatgcttgcacgcacgcacacacacacacacacacacgcacatgcacatacacacttacacacacacgtgcgcgcgcgcacacacacacacattcacatgcacacatacacacactcacacacacacacacgtgcgcacacacacacacacacacacgcacacacacacacacacacacacacacacacacacacacacacacacacacacacaggtatacacaaacacatgcacacatgcgtgcacacacacgcacacacacacatgcaaacacgtacatacaaacacacacatgcacataaatAGACAAACAAAGTACATTAATGTATTCCCATACACGCACGCATACAAAAAACAACACATgcttgcacgcatgcacacacacatacacacacgtgcacatgcacatatgcgcgcacacacacacacacacattcaaatgcacacacacacattcaaatgcacacacacacacacacacacacacacacacacacacacacacacacacacacacacacacactagagcaGCAAAGACTAAAAGTGCTCCCGCCTGCACACACAAAGCCTCGTGTCTCAGAACTGTCATGTCGTCAGTCTCACGCTGACAGTAATGATCCTGGGATGGCACTGTCTAAAGACATGTAATTTAAAGAAAAAATTAGTTTGAGGAGAAGAAATGTCTCACAGAGAAGACAATGAAAAAGAAGGGAATGATGGGAGATTAAGgggaggggtgggggggctgcTGTGAATCATTAACTCAATGGGAACGCCGCTGTTGCAGGACTAATTGAGTATCAGCGTTCTCCGTGAGCAAGCACGCTTGGAAGCTGCTGTCGTCAGCAGGAGCAGGTGGGCGGCTGTGAGAGGTGAAGTTAGTGAGAAAGAAGACCCCTGATGGTTAATGAGACAGCTTTGAAGGTTTGTTGATGCAAGAAGGCCCCAAGTAACGCTTTCCATATCTGCATTTGTCTGCCAGATTCAAAATGGGATTTGGAAGAACATCCATGCTCAGAATGTTTGGATTTGCTGTATTCCTCTGAGCATTTTAGTGCTCCTCTTTTCAAAATATTTCCACTTGATCCCAAACATGCTGTTTTCTCCTGCTGCAGACTTTGGTCACATCTGAAACAATCTCTGAATGCTGAATGTTTAACAAGCTCCCAAAAAATTCTAATTCCACCTTTTAGCTCGGTTAAATTGCAGCACTAGCTGCAGCGTCAAGGTTTTTATTCCTCTTTCATGGAACCAGATGACACATTTCTCACCGACATGCGAGTCACATAAACAATTAACTTCTGACCTGAAGTGTAATCAGTTCTGCTACCAACTCTCAGGAGAAGCAGGATGCTGGCAGCTAGGCAGCAGAAAGGTCCTCTCATCTCAAAAGGAACTGTGGGTGAAATGGCGAGTTTAGAGGAGCGGCTACCAGCTAACCTCCATTAAGTCAAGAATGTGATCATGACAGAATAAATCTGAGCAGCAGTCTAGGATTTTGACTATATAGAGCTAAAGTTCAGCAGCAAACTTTGGTTCGGTCACTCAGACAAAAAAATAGAGGATAAAATGTCTAAAAGACTTCATTTATAATGTAGTTGATTAATAAAAGATTCAGATAAATCTGATTCAGCAGCGTCTCTGTCTGGTTATCGACTCTGAGGCTGGAGCAGATGTGGAGCAGAAAGATCAACAGAGCAGGTTTTAGCTCATCAGGACACAGGCTGTGAGAGTTAGACACGCTGACAGGTCAAATCCCCCCCGAGAACAAATATCAGAGGATATAGAAGTCATACCCGTGTAGCATGAACCCAGATTTTCTAGCCTGACAGATCTTACTGGAAGGTACCGTGCAGAACTTGCTGGGGGTGGGAGTCTGGAGAGGGgtcaggtgaggtgaggtgaattAAAATGTGGAATGAGGGGGAGGTCTTGTTATGAGAACAGGTGCAGGGTGAGCAGGCTGTGGCAGGCAGAGGGAACAGATGAGCCTGTAGATGAAACCAGAGTCTGGATGAAACAGACAAGCACAGGTGGGCTCTCGTCTCCGGGTGAAAGCGTCCCAACTGCTGAGCACAGAGTTCTGCTCTGCACTGAACCggtgtaaaaacacacacacacacacacacgcacgcacgcatgcacgcacccacgcacgcacgcacgcacgcacgcacgcacacacacacacacacacacacacacacacacacacacacacacacacacacacacacacacgcacacgctacTGTAACACTCGGGTGTGCGCTGGATGGGGTTCTGCATCAGGCCACTGTAAGCCATACCAGCTAACTGCCTCTGACCCGTTTTCTGCTGAACATCAGCAGCACAAAATACAAGAAAACTCAaaacttctttatttttgttgatCAGGATTTAAAAAAGAAGTACGCCTCAGTCCGGTGCAACTGGGATGTTTTTAGGGCTCTTGTGAACATTGTTTTGTCTCAGTTCTGCACAAGTATCACAATATGATTTATTtctaaaaacattttctaaatctaCAAAAAGTCCTTTCCTCGTTACTGTTTTCAAGTAATAGCTCTGAGTCTGTGTAGTTcatgatgttgttcagcaacgCTGTTACAGCAGCTTTGTACGAAAAgacataaaaaacaaataaatgcatAAAACGGCAACATGCAGCTAAAAAAACGAGAAACAAGAATCCCAAACCAAACACCTGGAAAACtgtcttttttatttctttgctgcCTTTGTCCCTCTTTCAGGGTTGAGGCATATAAAGTGGCTAAAAATAGACAGGAGACTCATAACTCAGTTTTGAAGCTGGATCATTTATTTTAAATCTGGTCTTTTTTTAAGTACCGCATATGTTTATTGTTTGGAAAAGGCATTAGtgagttaccgtaaatcctctaatacaggcccgggcctgtatttgaatcGAGCtcgtcaagctccaggcctttattggaatgagggccagaattagaggcaggcctctatttctatttgggcaaaatgaactaatggttcgctggagtttttgacaaataaaattgcgcccacattttcaaagttaaacacatttcttttaacaatggtagtttctgcttcagccatctcccttctccccctgcgcagcggccgcaaacacactgatgcgcctgcagcctcttggagttcctgctgctctaaacattaaaataattatttcattttctgttcctcacttctgattaccttcaatggtgtctgtttgttgcaaccagcaggtacaaaaactaacttgtttttatttgactatttttctgtcctgtatctgtttattatcttcctgcatctcctctcaatcctaaagaaaaactgctacctgccttcatatttattcaccttatgagttacctttgagctgcagttctaaaagatctaccgaccgcaaaaacagcggagtgctcactgCTTGGTGGcctcatcagtgatcggtgcgtcactggaggacaaggtgatgcgccccgctccacagcgaaacacatcaggcgcaaataaaagacagaaaacattaaaggaaatgaaccgacatgaacgattgcgtgttaaattagtttttgaggtggcgacacctgatttgatgatgttactgtggccgtgctcaggacgcagatctaccgaccgcaaaaacagcggagtgctcgctgcttggcggccgcatcagtgattggtgcgtcaccggaggacaaggagatgcgccctgctccacagcagcgaaacacatcaggcgcaaataaaagacagaaaacgttaaaggaaatgagccgacatgaacgattgggtgtcagtaccgacgctctggcacagcgcggttgcgcccccccccccccccccccccgagcgcaggagcttgtcacctgctgacagcagcctgctgtcttttccgagggctgcatcttgccggtcattatcacgtgacagcgactagtcgatgacaggcataaaaagtcactatagtgaagtcgactagttcatacaacccctattgctccccagtgttctgcagcgcacgttctctttgaacttgatatcaaattttcgcctcctcttcgtctccgcacggttaaagttaccctcgcggtctatcactggcaaatcaaaagtgagacgatgacacaactgcccccgtacttgcttgttaccacattccacccagccacaataagaaaccggccattattcacctccgccgactccgacaccggccaaaatatgagacccggccgttaattgaatacaggcctgtattagaggatttacggtagttctcACCTTTGAATGAACTCCAatgtgtatgtttatgtttatttagttggcagacgtttttatccaaagcgacgtacaattttttacttgtagggtatgttgtgatctgtgggggaaaccggagtacccggaggaaacccacgcatgcatggggagaacacgcaactccacgcagaaaggccacagccgagtttcgaacctgcaaccttcttgaggCAAGgtaatgtaacccagaagctagaaccttaatgaggtattaactaattggcttactaatatgatccatcctcaatttagataaaatataaaatataaattaaggaaattaacaatactaattaatagatatctaattaactaatagataatttcataatgaattattggaagggtgaataactaaaataacgagtttaatattaaacatcggttaaaacaagaatcttgaacatcactaacagaaacagaagaggaaagctgtatactattggtccaggtgggaatctgaaatttcattggctgagagaaataagtcccgcctccgcgaaataaaaccgtgcgacgcagctgagcgagaggagagacaaacggctgtgcagcacgcagatacagaaagcaaagactgagcggttagagagagagagagagagaaaaaaaaaacaacggtcgaggccgtgaagaaccctgatttgggtgccgcatagatagagggagaggcggacttgactccttctaataagagctaggaacttggaaccaacgcggtgagtaaagaaaaaagaagagaaaaagctaacgatgcaacttaaaaaaaaaaaggaaacttaaatagcttatcaaattaattccattcttatagatttgtgtggagacgacagagtgaaccaatcctctgtaggagggaaccgttggagcgcgttggtgagtgaatgagattaaattcagtaaattattaaattcaaaaagctaattacagcaaccgaggtgacagcagtgggctgctagacgttagatcccaggagttaacatctcaaactaccagttaacggtggtagggcatataggagttaacggctcaaaccgccagttaacggcggtagggcatatgggattcccaggagttaacggctcaaaccgccagttaacggtggtacggcctagatgtacaaggtcctcaggggcgttatagctaacgccatagaattagcaatgcgtcccttaaccaaacatttaataataaaaaaaatagataaataaaaataaataaaagctaactgattagggaggaattattttacaaaggtggaccaaaggaccagaatttatattttgttgaattttgttatagaacattttatttatttatttatttatttatttatttatttatttattgtgttacagatatacaaggtgtcacaatgctgtatagaaacacaactaaatgtatccttgttgtcatgaatgtatttcttgtcgaatagtgtagagtaatagaatctaactgagcctattgagctgaacaattgttgtcatatgtaattatatttccagagctactgagaattattttaatagacaatcaaattgatgttatgttagttgaactgtgaacccaaacatgattggctatgccaatagagtgaagcatttgtttaagtctgtaagactttatgctgtgatgtgacgagaagggtcgatgccaacttgctaacagtcctgttgtttacaggctgggtttttttttccttgggtttgatcccgactcctatgatcactcacttggaacgagaactggatttcttcctgacgagggagatggcgagccttaaccactgaacgaaccaggacatctcaagtaactgaagagcagactgctctcttctgtgaacaatctcaacggtgcggtaggaaaaaatcgcaccaccggactctgactttcaccccaagtgtggggatttgacttgacgccggctgacttgtgactcatatgatcaaatctcataccgagcattttactattgtcgattgttttcatctgtttttgtgtgttatctttatgtgttatatttcccattattattaaaatttagtatataaaccgtttcatgctatacccgtgactccagtcattcttaaacaacttccaattctccccgaacctaattattggcccatttgtttattttttcttttaattatcttattgtatcctgtaatccggttacataaaacttggcgagccagccaggagaattgtagagttgttaccttagctaaccattgactgacatcataagagtgcctggaggtcacagtggtttgccattttggcattattggtacttttgagtgttttaaaatggaagttgtgaaaacagaaaaggtcaaagtttcaaatgctgttttaatcagtgggttaactgatacagaccttgataacgaagtctttgggtttatggaaggattcggaccagttaacaggcgcattaagttaccaaactgtgatcagattattgtggagtttcaacatgaagccactgttaaggaattaaagaaacaatgtttaccctatgacaaaccttgtactaggaacccagatgttttcttccatattcaagacctagccagcgcgtacagtctagaaactagcacatctgccactgatgcctatctgtcagagctcagggacatagctgcgcgtagcaatcaatcatttaaagaccttctaatggaggaactggcaaaaattggggaatctttaggaagggatacccatgcatctgaaccagtcactgaaccagagccaatgctccatagtgaccaagttacatattccctgcctttaacaccagaagttaactatatgaacaactcaaaggacaattgtccacctacagagactggaaaacaaaacccttgcatttcaccaaatcttttaaacacacccgaggttcagcgagttattgtggaacacattgttaaaagcagtgaggttatccctcctcctacttcacaatacagactaaaaccgttctcagggcgagttccacacccttcttttgaaactgactatgatacttggcgtagtagtgtagtgttatgcataaatgatccttcactcaccaagtcccaaattgtacgaagaatcgtggagagtctgtcagccccagcagcgagcatcgttaaagctcttagtccaaaatccgacccggaaacgtaccttgaacatctcgattcagcttacgcagctgtcgaagacggcgacgagctctttgctcgcttcttaaacacaaaccaggacagtggtgaaaaaccttccgattactttcagaggttatacaccttgttaaacctagttattcagaggaatggaatttcctccagtgacgccgaccagcagctgctcaagcagttttgcagaggctgttgggacagctcgctgatttcaaacctgcaactcgaacaaaagaaagacaacccgcctcattttacagcacttctcctcaaactgcgcactgaagaagacaaacaggctactaaagcagcacgcatgaaacaacacttaggggcacaacgaactagagtgtattcaaatgtgcaaacaacatgctctcagagtaaaaacacttgtgaactggaaatagatgataactgtgatgacttacgcaaacaaatcgctgagctcaggagccaaattgcacagcttaaggttaacaacacagataaaaaggcaaagaaaactcaaaaagagtcaaaaccccgtgtggggactaaaattccagatgagcccaaacagattcagcagataacagcagtggtgcccagaccaaagcctggatactgttttaagtgcggagaagatgggcacatagcttctagctgtagcaacgagccaaatccagcactagttgcaactaaaagacttgctcttagacagaagcagcgcgagtgggagatgtcaaagccaattgctcagtctcctcctttaaaccggtagaagctcctatcgtgggacagataggtgctaaagtagaaccaagtccctctaaggaaaggacagagagacttttttgcaagccagttcatgctcattcagtgccaaaacttcccaaaagattagtgggtgggcgatgcacagctacagtctcagttaacagtgttgaatgtaattgtttactggattcagggtcccaggtaaccaccattgccaattctttttaccaagaacacttacctgacctctcaattaaacccatcagtaatctgttagaagtcgagggcgcaaacggtcaagcagttccttatttaggatacatagagataagtgtcacatttccaaaagagctcgatcagtctggacttgagttacctacccttgcgttagtggttccggatataagctcaaactctgatacaccactactcattggcacaaacacactcgatcctttgtatgagcaattgtctgccaataacttacctgattccaaggcactctcttatgggtaccaacacgtgctaaaagccttagcagtcagaaaaaaacaaagcaaagatggacgagttggtgtggtgaagcttcgagggagaacccaagaagttctccctgcaaataaaaaactgttactagaagggtttatgcaacccagccaaaacaagcatgagccttatgcactcattgaacaacccaccaatggttctctaccagggggtataattgtagactgttgcctcatttccttaccttcacatggtccatacaaagtacctgttgtactaagaaacgaaactaaccatgacatcacattacccactaactgtgtgatcgctgagttagttaaagccgatcgtgttatgccatatccagaacctgacaaaagtgatcagaaagtacttgcggcgtgtagttcgcagcaacagacttcaccttcaaaccctcctctcagttttgacttcggtacttcgcccttgtccgaagaatggaaagggaggatcaccaacaaacttaacacttactccgatgtgttttcgcaccacgatcttgattttggtcatacacaacagataagacatcacatcaacttaaaagacgagaccccattcaaacagaaatctcggccgatccatccacatgattatgaagccgtgagaaaacatttggaagccctcttggaaaccggtataataagagagtcggagtctccatttgcctcaccaatagtggtagttcggaaaaagaatggtgaggtacgtctatgtatagactatagaaagcttaatctgcaaaccattcgcgacgcatatgccctgcctaacttggaggagtccttttctgctctcgctggatcacagtggttttctgtgatggacctcaagtcaggttactatcaaatagagatgtgtgaaaaggataaacctaaaactgcttttgtttgcccgtttgggttttatgaatttaaccgtatgccacaaggaataacaaatgctccaagcactttccaacgggttatggaaaagtgtatgaaggacattaatctgaaggaagtgttagttttcctagacgacttgatcgtcttttccaactccttggaagaacacgaaaccagactttctcacgttcttgaacggcttagagaatacggactcaagctatcaccagataagtgtcgttttttccagacatctgtgcgttatcttggacatatagtatctcgagatggcataaaaaccgatccagataaggtggaagcactcaaaacatggccgaagcctcagactttgaaggaactccaatctttcttaggatttaccggttattaccgacgcttcgttaaagattactcaaatattgtcaagccactaacatctctcacggctggttatccacccaaacggaaaaactttaaaacaccaccatgtagatcaaagtacttgaaccccaaagaaccctttgggaatcgttggagccaagactgtgagaagtcctttcaaactattattgaaaaacttaccacttcgccagttcttagctacgctgacgcaaaactcccatatctagtacacacagatgctagtacgaccggactcggtgcagcgctataccaagtgcaaaacggtgtcacacaggtaatcgcttatgcaagtcgcggtttaagctctagtgaaactaggtaccctgcgcacaagttggagtttctagcctta from Nothobranchius furzeri strain GRZ-AD chromosome 5, NfurGRZ-RIMD1, whole genome shotgun sequence encodes:
- the LOC139070141 gene encoding zinc finger CCHC domain-containing protein 12-like; the encoded protein is MEVVKTEKVKVSNAVLISGLTDTDLDNEVFGFMEGFGPVNRRIKLPNCDQIIVEFQHEATVKELKKQCLPYDKPCTRNPDVFFHIQDLASAYSLETSTSATDAYLSELRDIAARSNQSFKDLLMEELAKIGESLGRDTHASEPVTEPEPMLHSDQVTYSLPLTPEVNYMNNSKDNCPPTETGKQNPCISPNLLNTPEVQRVIVEHIVKSSEVIPPPTSQYRLKPFSGRVPHPSFETDYDTWRSSVVLCINDPSLTKSQIVRRIVESLSAPAASIVKALSPKSDPETYLEHLDSAYAAVEDGDELFARFLNTNQDSGEKPSDYFQRLYTLLNLVIQRNGISSSDADQQLLKQFCRGCWDSSLISNLQLEQKKDNPPHFTALLLKLRTEEDKQATKAARMKQHLGAQRTRVYSNVQTTCSQSKNTCELEIDDNCDDLRKQIAELRSQIAQLKVNNTDKKAKKTQKESKPRVGTKIPDEPKQIQQITAVVPRPKPGYCFKCGEDGHIASSCSNEPNPALVATKRLALRQKQREWEMSKPIAQSPPLNR